One Triticum dicoccoides isolate Atlit2015 ecotype Zavitan chromosome 4B, WEW_v2.0, whole genome shotgun sequence genomic window carries:
- the LOC119295711 gene encoding scarecrow-like protein 33, which translates to MAATPVFPVFPDLPLMSHDDSNCFAVQDHLALPYIAQILMEEEDDVDEDNPALLKAQRPFAQILSSSMHASTLMADQGGALAIDVHSPSSPIFKFKGVDEVRSLLLLPDGDYSTHMFSTAFLRGMEEANKFLPTNCELTTTGGHDQPKEKSGRGRKDRHGDVEVDVSRTSRLVEAGAGEVFDQTLIAMGNETGNSNKKGRKSKARVVDLHTLLIHCAKAVMDDRRSAGELLKEIKQHASPTGDATQRLAYWFAEGLEARLTGTGRQVYGLLTAECTSTVRHMQAYQLFMSTCCFRKVAFLFANKAIFNAAVGRSRLHIVDYGLHCGFQWPELLRWLASRDGGPPEVRITHIELPLPGVYPEKHMEQIGNQLTDIAQELGVPFKYRAIMAQWQTICIEDLDMEPDEALAVNDQFNFRTLMDESVVIASPNPRDVVLGNISKMKPDVFVQSTVNGSYGTFFLSRFREALFYHSALFDMLDATMPRESKLRLALERDVFGWMVLNAVAYEGEDRVERGETYKHWQIRNQRAGLRQLPLNRETVKMARDMVMGDYHKDFAIDEDHQWLLQGWKGRILYAHSTWVAEGASSHC; encoded by the coding sequence ATGGCTGCCACCCCCGTCTTCCCGGTGTTCCCAGACCTTCCCTTGATGTCCCATGATGACAGCAACTGCTTCGCCGTGCAGGATCACCTGGCACTCCCCTATATCGCACAAATCCtcatggaggaggaggatgacgtTGATGAAGACAACCCTGCACTCCTCAAAGCCCAGCGACCCTTTGCCCAAATCCTCTCTTCCAGCATGCATGCCTCCACCTTAATGGCGGACCAAGGCGGCGCTTTGGCCATCGACGTGCACTCTCCCAGTTCACCCATCTTCAAGTTCAAGGGTGTTGATGAGGTCCGCAGCTTGCTGTTGCTCCCCGATGGGGACTACAGCACTCACATGTTTAGTACTGCCTTCCTCAGGGGCATGGAAGAGGCCAACAAGTTCTTGCCCACAAACTGTGAGCTGACGACCACTGGTGGGCATGATCAACCCAAGGAGAAAAGTGGCAGGGGCCGCAAGGACAGGCATGGTGATGTGGAGGTTGATGTCAGTAGGACTAGCAGATTGGTGGAAGCTGGTGCCGGCGAGGTGTTCGACCAAACGCTCATTGCCATGGGCAATGAGACTGGGAACAGCAACAAGAAGGGGAGAAAGAGCAAGGCACGGGTGGTTGACCTGCACACACTGCTGATCCACTGCGCCAAGGCGGTGATGGATGACCGCCGTAGTGCAGGTGAGTTACTCAAGGAGATCAAGCAGCATGCATCACCAACTGGGGACGCCACACAGCGGCTTGCCTACTGGTTTGCTGAGGGGCTGGAGGCACGGCTGACCGGCACAGGGAGACAGGTGTATGGGTTGCTCACGGCTGAGTGCACCTCTACTGTGAGGCATATGCAGGCCTACCAGCTGTTCATGTCCACCTGCTGTTTCAGGAAGGTAGCCTTCTTGTTTGCCAACAAGGCCATTTTCAATGCAGCAGTTGGGAGAAGCAGGTTGCATATCGTGGATTATGGCCTCCATTGTGGGTTCCAGTGGCCTGAGCTGCTGCGCTGGTTGGCTTCAAGGGATGGTGGCCCACCGGAGGTCAGGATCACCCACATTGAACTCCCATTGCCTGGGGTCTACCCAGAAAAACATATGGAGCAGATAGGTAATCAGCTGACTGACATTGCACAAGAGCTTGGTGTGCCGTTCAAGTACCGTGCTATCATGGCACAGTGGCAGACCATTTGCATTGAGGACCTGGACATGGAACCTGACGAGGCGCTTGCTGTGAATGACCAGTTCAATTTCAGGACCTTAATGGATGAGAGTGTCGTCATAGCCAGCCCGAACCCCAGGGATGTCGTCCTCGGCAACATCAGCAAGATGAAGCCAGACGTGTTTGTCCAAAGCACCGTGAATGGCTCCTATGGCACCTTCTTCTTGTCACGGTTCCGAGAGGCCCTTTTCTACCACTCTGCGCTATTTGACATGCTTGATGCAACCATGCCACGGGAGAGCAAACTGCGGCTGGCGCTGGAGCGTGACGTCTTTGGGTGGATGGTCCTGAATGCCGTCGCATATGAGGGAGAGGACCGAGTGGAGCGCGGTGAGACCTATAAGCATTGGCAGATCAGAAACCAACGAGCAGGCCTGAGGCAGCTGCCACTGAACAGAGAGACTGTTAAGATGGCTAGGGACATGGTCATGGGTGACTACCACAAGGATTTTGCCATAGATGAGGATCACCAATGGCTGCTACAGGGATGGAAGGGTCGTATTCTCTACGCCCACTCAACATGGGTGGCAGAGGGAGCTAGCTCCCATTGTTAG
- the LOC119295709 gene encoding scarecrow-like protein 33, protein MAATPEEFLGQQSFLSRLEPPSPSLFLGLPPTPRGVEDGDSSFDDMALPYISRLLEEDMEDHFFYLYPNHPALLRAQLPFAQILVDVADSASGSTSALSPSSSTSTFDATASTTPSATSPYDAEIQISRPPYTQVLGLASGSPDTQSSALLSGDEEAQNPSSDFVTGNYLLPGDQDMLNMAFLKGMEEAKKFLPPNSSLPAMKVDQVVGGALAGAGLKKKRDTLEPDMGRASKLMMPEQEEDGARELFDEMMFQEHEICMKGVQQLRIAVDSEPGKNRRKKGRPRRDSSDSEMVDLHTLLLNCAQALSTDNRQTAGELLKRIKQHSTPKGDAAQRLAHYFAEALDARLAGRGSELYQSLMARRTSVADFLKANQLYMAACCCKKVAFIFANKTICNAVVGKSRLHIVDYGLSQGLQWPGLLRMLAAREGGPPEVKITGIDLPQPGFHGAYHIEETGRRLSNFARVFGVPFKFHGIAAKRETVQPEDLNIDRDEVLVVISLCHFRLLMDENLGFDTPSPRDQVLNNIRKMLPDVFIHGIMNGSYGATYFLTRFREALFNYSAQFDLLDATVPRDNEGRLLLERDIFGRSALNVIACEGADRVERPETYKQWQLRNHRAGLTQLPLNPDVVRLVLDKVKDNYHKDFVVDDDQRWLLHRWKGRVLYALSTWVADNAT, encoded by the coding sequence ATGGCCGCCACGCCGGAGGAGTTCCTGGGGCAGCAGAGTTTCCTTTCGCGGCTGGAGCCGCCCTCGCCGTCCCTGTTCCTCGGCCTGCCGCCGACGCCCCGCGGCGTGGAGGACGGGGACTCCTCGTTTGACGATATGGCGCTGCCCTACATCTCGCGCCTGCTGGAGGAGGACATGGAGGACCACTTCTTCTACCTGTACCCCAACCACCCCGCGCTCCTCCGGGCGCAGCTGCCCTTCGCGCAGATCCTCGTCGACGTCGCCGACAGCGCCAGCGGCTCCACCTCCGCGCtctcgccgtcctcctccacctccaccttcgACGCCACTGCCTCCACAACCCCCAGCGCTACATCGCCCTACGACGCAGAAATCCAGATCTCACGGCCGCCCTACACCCAAGTACTGGGCCTTGCCTCAGGTTCACCGGACACCCAGAGCTCGGCGCTCCTCAGCGGCGACGAGGAAGCCCAAAACCCTAGCTCTGACTTCGTCACTGGGAATTATTTGTTGCCCGGCGACCAGGACATGCTCAACATGGCCTTCCTCAAAGGCATGGAGGAGGCGAAGAAGTTCTTGCCGCCCAACAGCAGCCTCCCGGCCATGAAGGTGGATCAAGTGGTGGGCGGAGCGCTCGCTGGAGCCGGCCTCAAGAAAAAGAGGGACACTCTAGAGCCAGACATGGGCAGGGCCAGCAAATTGATGatgccggagcaggaggaggatggCGCACGAGAGCTGTTCGACGAAATGATGTTCCAGGAACACGAGATATGCATGAAGGGGGTTCAGCAGCTTCGCATCGCAGTGGACAGTGAACCCGGGAAGAACAGACGGAAGAAGGGTCGGCCAAGACGGGACTCGAGTGACAGTGAGATGGTGGACCTGCACACGCTGCTGCTCAACTGCGCCCAGGCGCTGTCCACAGACAACCGCCAGACCGCAGGTGAGCTGCTGAAAAGAATCAAGCAGCATTCGACCCCAAAGGGTGATGCGGCGCAAAGGCTGGCGCATTATTTTGCCGAGGCGCTGGATGCACGGCTGGCGGGTAGGGGGAGCGAGCTGTACCAGTCGCTCATGGCAAGGCGTACCTCGGTTGCAGACTTTCTCAAGGCCAACCAGCTTTACATGGCAGCTTGCTGCTGCAAGAAGGTGGCGTTCATCTTTGCCAACAAGACCATCTGCAATGCTGTGGTAGGGAAGAGCCGATTGCACATTGTGGACTATGGTCTGAGTCAAGGACTGCAGTGGCCGGGCCTGTTACGTATGCTTGCAGCTAGAGAAGGTGGACCACCAGAGGTGAAGATCACCGGCATTGACCTCCCTCAACCTGGGTTCCATGGAGCCTACCATATTGAGGAGACGGGGCGCAGGCTCAGCAACTTCGCCCGCGTGTTCGGTGTGCCGTTTAAGTTCCATGGTATTGCAGCAAAGCGGGAGACAGTCCAGCCAGAGGACCTGAACATCGACCGTGATGAGGTGCTTGTGGTGATTAGTCTTTGCCATTTCAGGCTTTTGATGGACGAAAACCTCGGCTTTGATACTCCGAGCCCCAGGGATCAGGTCCTTAACAACATCAGGAAGATGCTCCCAGATGTGTTCATCCATGGCATTATGAATGGTTCGTATGGTGCTACATACTTCCTGACACGGTTCAGGGAGGCACTGTTCAATTACTCTGCCCAATTTGACCTGCTGGATGCGACAGTCCCCCGGGATAACGAAGGGCGTCTGCTGCTTGAGCGTGACATCTTCGGGCGGTCTGCCCTGAATGTCATTGCATGTGAGGGCGCAGACCGGGTGGAGCGCCCTGAGACATACAAGCAGTGGCAGCTCCGGAACCACCGGGCTGGGCTGACACAGCTGCCATTGAATCCAGATGTTGTTAGGCTTGTGCTGGACAAGGTTAAGGACAACTACCACAAGGACTTCGTCGTTGATGACGATCAGCGGTGGTTGCTGCACAGGTGGAAGGGGCGTGTGCTCTATGCCCTGTCAACATGGGTTGCCGACAATGCAACCTAG